A section of the Paenibacillus odorifer genome encodes:
- a CDS encoding proline--tRNA ligase, which produces MRQSNLLLTTLREAPSEAETSSHQLLLRAGYIRQLAAGVYTYLPLGRRVLRKIEAIVRNEMDFSGAQEVLMPSMQPAELWKESGRYEVYGKELMTLRDRHEREFILGPTHEEVVTTLVRNEISSYRKLPITVYQIQTKFRDERRPRFGLLRGREFLMKDAYSFDTNMEGLDKSYIQMFEAYHRIFERCGLKFRAVHADSGAIGGEGGSHEFMALAEIGEDTIAACSVCDYAANLEQAESVRPAKNEVVMQVPEIEKFLTPDLRTIEQLEQELDIRPEQIIKTLIYEGDGQIFAVLVRGDHEVNEIKVSKYLGMNEIKLADYEAVKSLAGVESGFVGPVGLTLTVLVDAAVADMTQGITGAGEKDYHFRNVVPGRDFALEHVGDLRNVAEGEVCPHCLEGILHFHQGIEVGHVFKLGTKYSEKLGASYLDSSGKSQPMIMGCYGIGISRLLSAIAEQHHDEDGLMWPAALAPYQVHILIMAVKDSEQRTVAEGLYDQLTKLGIETLIDDRDERAGVKFKDSSLIGIPLSIVVGKEASQGRVEYLERNTAEKEVLEIMEAVSRIKKFYSPLI; this is translated from the coding sequence ATGCGTCAAAGTAATCTTTTATTAACAACTCTGCGTGAGGCACCTTCAGAGGCGGAGACAAGCAGTCATCAGCTACTGCTGCGTGCGGGATATATTCGCCAATTAGCAGCGGGTGTGTACACTTATTTACCGCTTGGAAGACGTGTTTTACGGAAAATAGAAGCGATTGTGCGGAATGAGATGGATTTCTCTGGGGCTCAGGAGGTATTGATGCCATCTATGCAGCCTGCGGAGCTCTGGAAAGAATCAGGCCGATATGAGGTATACGGTAAGGAGTTGATGACGCTGCGGGATCGTCATGAGCGGGAATTCATATTAGGTCCTACACATGAGGAAGTAGTAACCACGCTCGTACGGAATGAGATCAGCTCTTATCGTAAGCTTCCTATTACCGTATATCAGATTCAGACCAAGTTCCGTGATGAACGCCGACCACGTTTTGGACTGCTGAGAGGCAGAGAGTTTTTGATGAAGGATGCTTACTCTTTTGATACAAACATGGAAGGTCTCGATAAATCTTATATCCAAATGTTCGAGGCTTATCACCGGATATTTGAGCGATGTGGATTGAAATTCCGTGCTGTCCATGCGGATTCCGGTGCGATTGGAGGCGAGGGCGGCAGTCATGAATTTATGGCGCTGGCTGAGATTGGGGAGGATACGATTGCTGCATGCTCCGTTTGTGATTATGCGGCCAATCTGGAACAGGCAGAGTCCGTGCGGCCTGCAAAAAATGAAGTTGTCATGCAAGTACCGGAGATAGAGAAGTTCCTCACTCCTGATTTGCGCACAATTGAGCAACTAGAGCAGGAGCTAGATATCCGGCCAGAGCAGATTATTAAAACATTAATCTATGAAGGTGACGGACAGATTTTTGCTGTTCTGGTCCGGGGAGATCATGAAGTCAATGAAATTAAGGTAAGTAAATATTTAGGAATGAATGAGATTAAGCTTGCTGACTACGAGGCTGTGAAATCCTTAGCCGGTGTAGAGAGTGGATTTGTAGGACCTGTGGGTTTAACCCTGACTGTCCTAGTGGATGCAGCAGTAGCAGATATGACCCAAGGGATTACAGGGGCGGGAGAAAAAGATTATCACTTCCGTAACGTAGTACCAGGTAGAGATTTTGCGCTTGAGCATGTGGGGGATCTACGGAATGTAGCAGAAGGTGAAGTTTGTCCGCATTGTTTGGAGGGTATTCTGCATTTTCATCAAGGGATTGAAGTGGGTCATGTCTTCAAATTAGGTACTAAATACAGTGAAAAGCTAGGCGCTTCTTACTTAGATTCTTCAGGCAAAAGTCAACCTATGATTATGGGCTGTTACGGAATTGGTATCTCACGGCTTTTATCCGCTATTGCTGAACAGCATCATGATGAGGATGGATTAATGTGGCCAGCAGCATTGGCACCTTATCAGGTTCATATCTTGATAATGGCCGTCAAGGATAGTGAGCAGCGGACGGTTGCAGAAGGTCTCTATGATCAACTAACCAAGCTTGGCATTGAGACGCTGATCGATGATAGGGATGAACGCGCTGGCGTGAAATTTAAAGATTCAAGCTTGATCGGGATACCTTTATCAATAGTTGTGGGCAAGGAAGCATCTCAGGGAAGAGTAGAGTATCTGGAACGAAACACAGCGGAGAAAGAAGTCTTAGAAATTATGGAAGCTGTGTCTCGGATCAAAAAATTCTATTCACCGCTGATATAA